The following are encoded together in the Prionailurus viverrinus isolate Anna chromosome B3, UM_Priviv_1.0, whole genome shotgun sequence genome:
- the RPUSD2 gene encoding pseudouridylate synthase RPUSD2 has translation MWLSGRPWLPVLVQGCFNLRRLIAASTWGGCRGPMAETSSTGAEAAAGLKTPAQQNGDVSGDTSGELLSGSPKPVGPGVEPAREDGKPTQASEEQAPVAASGSGKRKKRRDATRERVVPPPKKRRAGVSFGDEHFAETSYYFEGGLRKVRPYYFDFRTYCKGRWVGHSLLHVFSTEFRAQPLAYYEAAVRAGRLHLNEEPVQDLNIVLKDNDFLRNRVHRHEPPVTAEPVRLLAENEDVVVVDKPSSIPVHPCGRFRHNTVIFILGKEHQLKELHPLHRLDRLTSGVLMFAKTAAVSERIHEQVRDRQLEKEYVCRVEGEFPTEEVTCKEPILVVSYKVGVCRVDTRGKPCETVFQRLSYNGHSSVVRCRPLTGRTHQIRVHLQFLGHPILNDPIYNSVAWGPSRGRGGHIPKTDEELLRDLVAEHQAKQSLDVLDLCEGDLSPGLIDSTAPSSELGKDHLEELAASAQKMDGVVDAAPQDLDTMALAPGKAAETDFVNQEIDPLCAECRLVRQDPLPQDLVMFLHALRYKGPGFEYFSPMPAWAQDDWQED, from the exons ATGTGGCTGAGCGGCCGGCCGTGGCTGCCAGTTCTCGTACAAGGGTGCTTCAACCTCCGGCGTCTCATTGCTGCCAGTACGTGGGGTGGTTGTAGGGGTCCGATGGCGGAAACATCCTCAACTGGGGCCGAGGCAGCGGCCGGGCTGAAGACTCCGGCTCAACAAAACGGAGACGTTAGTGGCGACACGAGTGGTGAGCTGCTCTCCGGGAGCCCGAAGCCTGTGGGCCCGGGAGTGGAGCCGGCCCGGGAGGACGGGAAGCCGACCCAAGCGAGCGAGGAGCAGGCCCCAGTTGCAGCTTCAGGCTCAGGCAAGCGTAAGAAGCGACGGGACGCCACCAGAGAGCGCGTCGTGCCACCCCCGAAGAAGCGGCGGGCAGGGGTGAGCTTCGGCGATGAGCACTTTGCAGAGACCAGCTACTACTTCGAGGGCGGCCTGCGCAAAGTGCGGCCCTATTACTTTGACTTCCGGACCTACTGCAAAGGCCGCTGGGTGGGCCACAGCTTGTTGCACGTCTTCAGCACCGAATTCCGAGCTCAGCCCTTGGCCTACTACGAGGCCGCAGTCCGGGCGGGGCGCCTGCACCTCAACGAGGAGCCGGTACAGGACCTCAACATCGTGCTCAAG GACAATGACTTCTTGCGGAACAGAGTGCACAGGCATGAGCCACCGGTCACAGCGGAACCTGTCCGCCTGCTGGCTGAGAATGAGGATGTGGTGGTTGTAGACAAGCCTTCTTCCATTCCTGTCCACCCTTGTGGCCGCTTCCGACACAACACTGTCATCTTCATCCTGGGCAAGGAGCACCAACTCAAGGAGCTACATCCACTGCATCGGCTGGACCGCCTTACCTCAGGTGTCCTCATGTTTGCCAAAACGGCTGCTGTCTCAGAGAGAATTCATGAGCAGGTTCGGGATCGGCAG CTGGAGAAGGAGTACGTGTGCCGGGTGGAGGGGGAGTTCCCCACTGAGGAAGTTACCTGCAAGGAACCCATCTTGGTGGTATCTTACAAGGTAGGGGTGTGCCGTGTAGATACTCGGGGCAAGCCCTGTGAGACAGTATTCCAGAGACTGAGCTACAATGGCCACTCCAGTGTGGTGCGGTGCCGGCCACTCACAGGCCGCACTCACCAGATCCGAGTCCACCTCCAGTTCCTGGGACACCCCATTCTCAATGACCCCATCTACAACTCAGTTGCCTGGGGTCCATCCCGCGGCCGGGGCGGCCACATTCCCAAAACGGATGAGGAACTGCTTCGGGATCTTGTGGCAGAGCACCAGGCCAAACAGAGCCTGGATGTGCTAGATCTCTGTGAGGGCGACCTGTCCCCGGGACTAATAGACTCTACAGCTCCCTCCTCAGAGTTGGGTAAGGACCACCTAGAAGAGTTGGCTGCATCTGCCCAGAAGATGGATGGAGTGGTTGATGCAGCCCCTCAGGATCTGGACACAATGGCCTTGGCACCAGGAAAGGCAGCCGAAACTGATTTTGTGAATCAAGAGATAGACCCTCTGTGTGCAGAGTGCCGGCTGGTGCGACAGGACCCCTTGCCCCAGGACCTTGTGATGTTCCTGCATGCTCTCCGTTATAAAGGGCCTGGGTTTGAGTACTTTTCACCCATGCCTGCCTGGGCACAGGATGACTGGCAAGAAGACTGA